In Leptospira ellinghausenii, the following proteins share a genomic window:
- a CDS encoding HD domain-containing protein, translating into MMKSELKAKLQRTFPKAKTVSSGRLFTRQLSNLIDDSIRQVFLEVSNEIPIKDHLCLIAVGGYGRRELAPHSDIDLLYLHDGKLSDKILSEIISKINTFLYNNDKEVGHSCRTIKESFLYLNQIETYHAVLDARFLVGSEVLFQKFKNEFLGKIPEKTIKEYNEWKLSYLRERIINSYNPILLSEPNIKNDPLGLRDIQQMYWIEKTNPLADSADGGIFDFYLIGDSLTLLSAYDFLLLTRSALHIISGRKNDRLDLGLQAEVAEFLGFGPKNEIKTLERFMSQFYKAQKDVYFYIGTYLDEKTNLNKKRIHKELSNPDTLYDDIIQFFSESQKNEEEPSRIDLNEIRFASHFLDDDFKNQKSVLDCFMEMLRHKKRIGHTLTLMHECNVLGKLIPEFGACTNFPLFSYHHQYTVDEHTLLILRELDVLIADLWEDPQVQDVFNSCEKIEILALAILIHDAGKVKEGDHCQYGAELALIIAERFRFSEEDTELLRFLVAEHIVMSELSSKRDIYDPNLISSFAEQFSNENTLRLLYVMTIIDTKSVGQSVLTNWKKEILHFLFTSTLTYLQNKTNRPDNQERIENTLESYLIEKEGLTTEQAEQIVSFGMQIRPSSYLNYNTPRRVYQHFVFLHEWIQSGSTFRLLSEKEPAFVTLSLFAKADKRMLLYLSGIISSLGLNLVGLRLFRSENEHLILQAQITDEFGSGEIAEPQINEIESTLADCIEGKVNIEDLASTINIWKTLPQIPEGMVEELVKFANDLSDTYSVLEVRVPDSIGLVYRILKTLIDLELEVIFVRISTSADFAYDSFHIQTKNGKKIEDTGLLLSIKEKILSVARVKENQGIMEISF; encoded by the coding sequence ATGATGAAATCAGAACTCAAGGCAAAACTGCAACGGACCTTTCCAAAAGCCAAAACAGTCTCTTCAGGAAGGTTGTTTACCCGTCAGTTGAGTAACCTGATCGACGATTCAATACGACAAGTTTTTTTGGAAGTGTCAAACGAAATCCCCATAAAAGACCACCTCTGCCTCATTGCCGTAGGAGGTTATGGAAGAAGGGAACTTGCACCTCATTCGGATATTGATTTATTATACCTTCATGATGGAAAACTTTCAGACAAAATCTTAAGTGAAATCATTTCCAAAATCAATACGTTCTTATATAACAATGATAAGGAAGTGGGTCATAGCTGCCGTACGATCAAAGAATCATTTTTATACTTAAACCAAATCGAAACCTACCATGCAGTACTTGATGCTCGGTTTCTTGTAGGATCTGAAGTTTTATTCCAAAAATTCAAAAACGAATTCCTGGGCAAAATTCCTGAAAAAACCATCAAAGAATACAATGAATGGAAACTATCTTATCTCAGAGAAAGAATTATCAATTCTTATAATCCAATTTTACTTTCAGAACCCAATATTAAAAACGATCCATTAGGACTTCGTGACATCCAACAAATGTATTGGATCGAAAAAACAAATCCACTCGCTGATAGTGCTGATGGTGGGATTTTTGATTTTTATTTAATTGGTGATAGTTTAACTTTACTGTCGGCTTATGATTTTTTACTTTTAACTAGATCCGCTCTCCATATCATCAGTGGCCGTAAAAATGACAGATTAGATTTAGGCTTACAAGCAGAAGTTGCTGAGTTTTTAGGATTTGGTCCTAAGAACGAAATTAAAACCTTAGAACGTTTTATGAGCCAATTTTATAAAGCCCAAAAGGATGTTTATTTTTATATTGGAACCTACTTGGATGAAAAAACCAATCTGAATAAAAAACGGATCCACAAAGAACTTTCCAATCCAGATACTTTATACGATGACATCATTCAATTTTTCAGCGAATCACAAAAAAACGAAGAGGAACCATCTCGGATCGATTTAAACGAAATCCGTTTTGCATCACATTTTCTCGATGATGATTTTAAAAACCAAAAATCAGTTTTGGATTGTTTTATGGAGATGTTACGCCACAAAAAACGTATTGGGCATACACTCACACTCATGCATGAATGTAATGTGCTAGGAAAACTCATTCCTGAATTTGGAGCTTGTACCAACTTTCCCCTCTTTAGTTACCACCACCAATACACAGTTGATGAACATACATTGCTCATATTACGCGAGTTAGATGTATTGATTGCTGATTTATGGGAAGACCCACAAGTCCAAGACGTATTTAATTCTTGCGAAAAAATTGAAATTTTGGCTTTGGCAATCCTGATTCACGATGCAGGGAAAGTAAAAGAAGGTGATCACTGCCAATATGGTGCCGAACTTGCACTCATCATCGCGGAAAGGTTCCGATTTTCAGAAGAAGATACAGAACTCTTGCGATTTTTAGTCGCAGAACATATCGTCATGTCTGAACTCTCATCCAAACGAGATATTTATGACCCAAATCTAATTTCTTCGTTTGCAGAACAATTTTCCAATGAAAACACTTTACGGTTGTTATATGTAATGACAATCATTGATACAAAATCAGTTGGCCAATCAGTTCTTACCAATTGGAAAAAAGAAATTTTACATTTTTTATTTACATCCACATTGACATACTTACAAAACAAAACGAATCGTCCCGATAACCAGGAACGCATCGAGAATACTCTTGAATCCTATCTAATCGAAAAAGAAGGACTTACAACTGAACAAGCAGAACAAATTGTTTCGTTTGGGATGCAAATTCGCCCCAGTTCTTATTTGAACTATAATACCCCACGCAGAGTATACCAACACTTTGTATTTTTACATGAATGGATACAATCAGGTTCCACATTTCGATTACTTTCTGAAAAAGAACCAGCCTTTGTTACATTGTCTCTTTTTGCAAAGGCTGACAAACGAATGTTACTGTATCTTTCAGGAATTATTTCCAGTCTTGGGTTAAATTTAGTAGGCCTAAGGTTGTTCCGAAGTGAAAATGAACATTTGATTCTACAAGCGCAAATCACTGATGAATTCGGAAGTGGAGAAATCGCCGAACCACAAATAAACGAAATTGAGTCCACTCTTGCCGATTGTATTGAAGGGAAAGTGAATATTGAAGATTTGGCTTCCACTATCAATATTTGGAAAACCTTACCACAAATTCCAGAAGGAATGGTCGAAGAACTTGTCAAGTTTGCAAATGATTTATCAGATACTTATTCTGTATTAGAAGTAAGAGTACCTGATTCAATAGGATTAGTGTATCGTATTCTCAAAACTTTAATCGATTTAGAATTGGAAGTAATCTTTGTTAGAATCTCGACAAGTGCTGATTTTGCATATGACTCCTTTCACATCCAAACTAAAAATGGTAAAAAAATAGAAGATACTGGTCTACTCCTTTCAATTAAGGAAAAAATTCTCTCAGTAGCAAGAGTCAAAGAAAACCAAGGTATCATGGAGATTAGTTTTTAA
- a CDS encoding glycoside hydrolase family 172 protein, giving the protein MVTNQTYFRIRFWVIIFLVGFKFANPLSSDGWESSIWKEKNYQNKRISSADPTNGNDDFIKIPKKSTITIAEIKGRGIIKHIWMTLASKDPMARKNVVIRMYWDNHSYPSVEVPLGEFFGQGWGEEYILNSLPLVAAPKKGKSMNSYFPMPFESSAKIQIENESDEDISNFYFYIDYEEWKSPLDSPLRFHAQWNRSITKPNTSNQRENEWGLLGETEKTKFNKENYFSVLETEGKGQFIGLNLYVDSPTPLWYGEGDDLIFIDGNQTSATLKGTGTEDVFNTAWSPKEVFMHPYFGYPRVSDSIGWLGRTHLYRFWVESPIRFEKNFLFLLEHGHANSLTLDLISVAYWYQSLNPKPMKVLPKKEFRVNQPEINFRHIHKWRDSFRSEKGNGEIWGNE; this is encoded by the coding sequence ATGGTTACGAATCAAACTTACTTTCGAATCCGTTTTTGGGTAATAATATTTCTTGTTGGATTTAAATTCGCAAATCCTTTGTCAAGCGATGGGTGGGAGTCTTCGATTTGGAAGGAAAAAAACTACCAAAACAAACGAATCTCAAGTGCGGATCCAACAAATGGAAATGATGATTTTATCAAAATTCCAAAAAAATCAACCATCACGATTGCTGAGATCAAAGGGCGAGGGATCATCAAACACATTTGGATGACATTGGCCAGTAAAGACCCTATGGCTAGGAAAAATGTTGTGATTCGTATGTATTGGGACAATCATTCTTATCCTTCCGTAGAAGTTCCGTTAGGTGAATTTTTTGGACAAGGTTGGGGAGAAGAATACATACTCAATTCGTTACCACTTGTCGCAGCACCTAAAAAAGGAAAGTCAATGAACTCATATTTTCCTATGCCATTTGAATCGAGTGCGAAAATTCAAATTGAAAACGAATCGGATGAAGACATTAGTAATTTTTATTTTTACATTGATTATGAAGAATGGAAATCACCTCTCGATTCCCCTTTACGATTCCATGCACAATGGAACAGAAGTATCACAAAACCGAACACTTCGAACCAAAGAGAAAATGAATGGGGATTACTTGGGGAAACTGAAAAAACAAAATTTAACAAAGAAAACTACTTCTCCGTTCTTGAAACCGAAGGAAAAGGCCAATTCATTGGACTTAATTTATATGTGGATTCTCCTACTCCTTTGTGGTATGGCGAAGGAGATGATCTAATCTTTATTGATGGAAACCAAACAAGTGCTACACTAAAAGGAACAGGAACCGAAGATGTGTTTAATACGGCTTGGTCACCAAAAGAAGTGTTTATGCATCCTTATTTTGGATACCCTCGGGTTTCCGATTCAATAGGTTGGTTGGGTAGAACCCATTTGTATCGATTTTGGGTAGAATCCCCCATTCGGTTTGAAAAAAATTTCCTATTCTTATTGGAACATGGTCATGCAAATTCCTTGACCTTAGATTTGATCTCTGTTGCTTATTGGTATCAGAGTCTGAATCCAAAACCAATGAAGGTTTTGCCGAAAAAAGAATTTAGGGTGAACCAACCTGAGATCAATTTTCGTCACATCCATAAATGGCGGGATTCATTCCGAAGTGAAAAAGGAAATGGGGAAATTTGGGGAAATGAATGA
- a CDS encoding sensor domain-containing diguanylate cyclase, with protein MNDFNTETLAKEIVSQSIDAIVVLDTNQQILFSNIALQSLTGYSEEELFGKSFSFLFPPNEKGEQTSIEAFVSSNEAHYIAGFLKELELITKPKGTIPVEIRAFTIHQENKEYYAAIIRDVRERRRLEEQKNVLINSLKRLAYMDELTMLPNRRSFSDTLQKTIATVKRRNRESVLAVMDIDHFKVINDTYGHDIGDLVLKKMANIFVDCLREEDTVGRLGGEEFGCILPDTTTEGATIVLDRLRESVETHRFFIFDNYYLNVTLSIGYTKVHPIQKPEEVLKFADIALYQAKNHGRNQIQVYPV; from the coding sequence ATGAATGATTTTAATACAGAAACACTGGCTAAGGAAATTGTTTCCCAATCCATCGATGCAATTGTTGTTTTAGACACAAACCAACAGATATTATTTAGTAACATAGCGTTACAATCGTTAACTGGATATTCAGAAGAAGAATTGTTTGGTAAATCATTTTCTTTTTTATTCCCACCGAATGAAAAAGGAGAACAAACATCAATAGAAGCATTCGTTAGTTCCAACGAAGCACATTACATTGCAGGATTTTTAAAAGAATTAGAACTCATCACAAAACCAAAAGGTACGATTCCCGTGGAAATTCGTGCTTTTACCATCCACCAAGAGAACAAAGAGTATTACGCGGCGATTATCCGAGATGTGAGAGAACGTAGGCGTTTAGAAGAACAAAAAAATGTACTCATCAATAGTTTGAAACGTTTGGCTTATATGGACGAACTTACGATGTTACCAAATCGTCGTTCCTTCTCAGACACCCTCCAAAAAACCATCGCAACCGTCAAACGTCGTAACCGGGAATCGGTGCTTGCGGTAATGGACATAGACCATTTTAAGGTGATCAATGACACCTACGGACATGACATTGGGGATCTGGTACTCAAAAAAATGGCCAATATCTTTGTGGATTGCCTACGGGAAGAGGACACAGTGGGAAGGCTTGGTGGAGAGGAATTTGGGTGTATTTTGCCAGACACCACCACCGAAGGGGCAACCATCGTCCTTGACCGCCTCCGCGAATCGGTCGAAACACACCGCTTTTTTATCTTTGATAACTACTATCTGAACGTCACCTTGAGCATTGGTTACACCAAGGTTCATCCCATCCAAAAACCAGAAGAAGTTCTGAAGTTTGCTGACATCGCCCTCTACCAGGCAAAAAACCACGGCAGAAACCAAATCCAAGTCTATCCCGTTTGA
- the hrcA gene encoding heat-inducible transcriptional repressor HrcA, translated as MDLSPRHRSILKALVEEFVSDNKPVGSKTLSEKYDIGLSPATIRSCLAELEDMGYIVARHTSGGRVPTERGYRLYVDSLVTLFELTMREKQRIQEEYLRMQFRLDQVLIATSKVLASLSQSASVVLGPEGSLDTLKHIELIHVNGGEVLMILVMRSGTVLNRNIFFDFHISQESLYQISRYLNDNVKGFDVHEIQSNLIPQMMLKKEGPEGFSLFAPSIARAMGTDSMSVDNLYIDGLKNLYENFKDEEEQLENILHLFDEKQFLKEFFSDYVPMDGVYTIIGKDGNEKLGGVTIITTNYRMGEKRIGSMGIIGPQRMNYNKALPLIEFTSKLVSEMITKLSR; from the coding sequence ATGGACCTTTCCCCTAGACATCGTTCCATTTTGAAAGCATTGGTTGAGGAGTTTGTTTCAGACAACAAACCTGTCGGCTCCAAAACCCTTTCTGAAAAGTACGATATCGGACTATCACCAGCCACCATTCGGTCCTGCTTGGCAGAACTCGAGGACATGGGTTACATAGTAGCTCGTCATACTTCGGGTGGTCGGGTGCCAACAGAACGAGGGTATCGGTTGTATGTGGATAGCCTTGTGACTCTTTTTGAGCTCACAATGCGTGAAAAACAAAGGATCCAAGAAGAGTATCTTCGGATGCAATTTCGTTTGGACCAGGTTCTCATTGCAACCTCCAAGGTACTCGCTTCCCTTTCGCAATCGGCAAGTGTGGTTTTAGGTCCGGAAGGATCTCTCGACACATTAAAACATATAGAACTCATCCATGTAAATGGAGGAGAAGTTCTTATGATCCTTGTTATGCGGTCTGGAACTGTGCTGAATCGAAATATATTTTTCGATTTTCACATCTCACAAGAGAGTCTGTACCAAATTTCACGGTATTTGAATGATAACGTCAAAGGATTTGATGTTCATGAAATTCAAAGTAATCTGATCCCTCAGATGATGTTGAAAAAAGAAGGCCCAGAAGGATTTTCTTTGTTCGCTCCATCGATTGCGAGAGCAATGGGAACAGATAGTATGTCTGTTGATAACTTGTATATCGACGGATTAAAAAACTTATATGAAAACTTTAAGGATGAAGAGGAACAATTAGAAAACATCCTGCATCTATTTGATGAAAAACAGTTCCTCAAAGAGTTTTTTAGTGATTATGTTCCGATGGATGGTGTTTATACCATTATCGGAAAAGACGGTAATGAAAAGTTAGGTGGTGTTACCATCATTACAACGAATTATCGTATGGGTGAAAAAAGGATCGGTTCCATGGGAATTATAGGTCCTCAGAGGATGAATTACAATAAGGCATTACCTTTGATTGAATTCACTTCGAAGTTAGTTTCAGAAATGATAACGAAATTGAGTAGGTAG
- the grpE gene encoding nucleotide exchange factor GrpE — MAEETNGSLEDQNVQVEEGQTISDEAIEQAVEGAEKELDNAKKEIESLKDSWLRERAEFQNYKRRTANDLLNARKESIKKFAEGLTGALDNLERVSNVPNQTPEVVAFVEGIKMVQKEFYSVLEREGIKRLDPKGMPFDPMLMEAIASEESAEYTEETVIETYQAGYYHEEGENKQSIRPARVRVGKPQS; from the coding sequence ATGGCAGAAGAAACGAACGGGTCCCTAGAAGATCAAAATGTGCAAGTGGAAGAAGGGCAAACCATTTCTGACGAAGCCATTGAACAAGCGGTAGAAGGAGCTGAAAAAGAACTCGATAATGCAAAAAAAGAAATCGAATCTTTAAAGGACTCTTGGCTCAGAGAACGTGCGGAGTTTCAAAACTACAAACGTCGAACAGCTAACGATTTGTTAAATGCAAGAAAAGAATCCATCAAGAAGTTTGCGGAAGGACTGACAGGTGCTTTGGATAATTTGGAACGTGTTTCGAATGTTCCTAACCAAACACCTGAAGTGGTTGCTTTTGTGGAAGGTATCAAGATGGTACAAAAGGAATTTTATTCCGTATTGGAAAGAGAAGGAATCAAACGATTGGATCCGAAAGGAATGCCGTTTGACCCTATGCTCATGGAAGCAATTGCTTCCGAAGAAAGTGCAGAGTATACAGAAGAGACTGTTATCGAAACCTACCAAGCTGGTTATTACCACGAAGAAGGTGAAAACAAACAATCGATTCGTCCTGCACGTGTGAGAGTGGGAAAACCACAAAGTTAA
- the dnaK gene encoding molecular chaperone DnaK, which produces MSKEKIIGIDLGTTNSCVAVMEGGDPVVIQNSEGARTTPSIVAFTAKGETIVGQFAKNQAITNAVNTIRSAKRFIGRRFNEAGDEAKMVSYKVIRAGNDGVKFETVSGEFTPQEIAARVLQKMKKTAEDFLGHEVKKAVVTVPAYFNDEQRQATKDAGRIAGLEVERIINEPTAAALAYGFDKKKTNAKIAVYDLGGGTFDVSILELGDGVFEVKSTNGDTHLGGDDFDNVVMQWMIDEFKKQTGIDISGDKNTVQRLKEAAEKAKIELSGTSSTQINLPFITADASGPKHLDMTLTKAKFDEITRSLVERTRIPCINALKDAGLSASEIDEVILVGGSTRIPAVQALVKEIFAKEPNKSVNPDEVVAIGAAIQGGVLAGDVTDVLLLDVTPLSLGIETLGGVMTKLIERNTTIPTRKSQVFSTAADNQTTVSVHVLQGEREMASANRTLGRFDLVGIPSAPRGVPQIEVTFDIDANGIVHVSAKDLGTGKEQKIRIESSSGLSEEEIKKMVKDAEAHAEEDKKLREAADTKNELEAIVYQLEKTIGESADKLDESEKQRAQDEIKRGREAMESGDLERMKASRDSIQQVAMQIGQKIYSQAGPEQGAPGAEAGAGANQGASDSNASGEKVVDADYTVVDEDKK; this is translated from the coding sequence ATGTCTAAGGAAAAAATCATAGGTATCGATTTAGGAACCACTAACTCATGTGTGGCGGTTATGGAAGGTGGAGATCCCGTTGTCATTCAAAACTCTGAAGGGGCAAGAACCACTCCTTCGATCGTTGCTTTTACAGCAAAGGGTGAAACCATTGTTGGACAGTTTGCAAAGAACCAAGCGATCACAAACGCGGTAAATACGATTCGTTCTGCGAAACGTTTTATCGGCCGTCGTTTTAACGAAGCTGGGGATGAAGCAAAAATGGTATCATACAAAGTGATCCGTGCTGGAAATGATGGTGTTAAATTTGAAACCGTATCTGGTGAATTCACTCCACAAGAAATTGCAGCTCGTGTCCTTCAAAAAATGAAAAAAACAGCGGAAGACTTTCTTGGCCATGAAGTAAAAAAAGCAGTCGTAACAGTTCCTGCTTACTTCAATGACGAACAAAGACAAGCAACAAAAGACGCTGGTCGTATTGCTGGACTTGAAGTAGAACGGATCATCAACGAACCAACTGCTGCGGCTCTTGCTTATGGTTTTGATAAGAAAAAAACCAATGCAAAGATCGCTGTATACGACTTAGGTGGTGGAACATTTGACGTTTCTATCCTGGAACTTGGTGACGGTGTATTTGAAGTAAAATCAACTAACGGTGATACTCACCTTGGTGGTGACGACTTTGATAACGTGGTCATGCAGTGGATGATTGATGAATTCAAAAAACAAACTGGAATTGATATTTCTGGAGATAAAAACACAGTACAACGATTGAAAGAAGCTGCTGAAAAAGCTAAAATCGAATTGTCTGGAACATCTTCCACTCAAATCAATCTTCCATTCATCACGGCTGATGCGTCTGGTCCAAAACACTTGGACATGACACTCACCAAAGCAAAGTTTGATGAAATCACAAGATCTCTTGTCGAAAGAACTCGTATTCCATGTATCAATGCATTAAAAGATGCAGGTTTGTCTGCAAGTGAAATCGATGAAGTCATCCTTGTGGGTGGATCTACTCGTATCCCAGCAGTACAAGCTCTTGTAAAAGAGATTTTTGCAAAAGAACCAAACAAATCAGTAAACCCGGATGAAGTAGTCGCAATTGGTGCTGCGATCCAAGGTGGTGTTCTTGCAGGTGATGTAACAGATGTATTGTTACTTGATGTCACTCCACTTTCTCTTGGTATTGAAACTTTAGGTGGTGTGATGACAAAACTCATCGAAAGAAACACAACCATTCCTACAAGAAAGTCACAAGTATTCTCCACTGCGGCAGACAACCAAACAACTGTTTCTGTTCACGTCTTACAAGGGGAACGAGAAATGGCAAGTGCGAACAGAACCCTCGGTCGTTTTGACTTAGTGGGAATTCCGTCAGCACCAAGAGGTGTTCCTCAAATCGAAGTGACATTTGATATTGATGCGAACGGTATCGTTCACGTGTCTGCAAAAGATTTGGGAACTGGCAAAGAACAAAAGATTCGTATTGAATCATCTTCTGGACTCTCTGAAGAAGAAATCAAAAAGATGGTAAAAGATGCAGAAGCTCACGCAGAAGAAGATAAAAAACTTCGCGAGGCTGCTGACACTAAAAACGAATTGGAAGCCATTGTTTACCAATTGGAAAAAACCATCGGTGAATCCGCTGACAAACTCGATGAATCAGAAAAACAAAGAGCTCAAGACGAAATCAAACGCGGCCGTGAAGCAATGGAATCTGGTGACCTCGAACGTATGAAAGCATCGAGAGATTCCATCCAACAAGTTGCGATGCAAATTGGACAAAAAATCTATAGCCAAGCAGGTCCTGAACAAGGAGCTCCTGGAGCAGAAGCTGGTGCAGGTGCAAACCAAGGCGCAAGCGATTCCAATGCAAGTGGCGAGAAGGTAGTCGATGCGGATTACACTGTCGTGGATGAAGACAAAAAATAA
- the dnaJ gene encoding molecular chaperone DnaJ, translated as MSDRGYYEVLGVSKGASDDEIKSAYRKLAIKYHPDKNKGDKEAEEKFKEATEAYEVLRDPQKRQAYDQFGKAGVNAGAGGGYGAGAYTDFSDIFGDFGDIFSEFFGGGGGGSRGGGRRSGPQRGSDLRYNLEVSLEDAALGKEYKIEIPRLETCVDCSGSGASKGSSPTVCPDCSGTGQVRRTQGFFSVTTTCPRCKGKGKVISNPCKTCKGEGLTEKRRTIHIKIPAGVESGSRLKVSGEGESGPNGGPSGDLYVVTHIKKHPTFERQGNDLIVQKSISLSMACLGGEIEVPSIDGKTIQLKIPEGTESGQIFRLKGHGIPYLGSYGKGDQHVIIKVEIPKKLSKKQRELMEEFARESGEKVGSGGKSKLFFR; from the coding sequence ATGAGCGACCGTGGTTACTACGAAGTATTAGGCGTTTCGAAAGGTGCCTCTGATGATGAGATCAAGAGCGCCTATCGTAAGTTAGCCATCAAATATCACCCTGATAAAAATAAGGGTGATAAAGAAGCGGAAGAAAAATTCAAAGAGGCTACTGAAGCCTACGAAGTGTTACGCGATCCGCAAAAACGCCAAGCTTATGACCAATTTGGAAAAGCTGGTGTGAATGCAGGTGCAGGAGGAGGGTATGGAGCGGGAGCTTATACCGACTTCTCTGATATCTTTGGAGACTTCGGTGATATCTTCAGTGAATTTTTCGGAGGCGGAGGTGGTGGTAGCCGCGGTGGTGGTAGAAGGTCTGGTCCTCAAAGGGGATCAGATCTCCGTTATAATTTAGAAGTTAGTTTAGAAGATGCGGCTCTTGGAAAAGAGTACAAAATTGAAATTCCAAGACTCGAAACCTGTGTTGATTGTTCGGGTTCCGGAGCATCCAAAGGATCTTCTCCAACCGTTTGCCCTGATTGTTCAGGCACAGGCCAAGTGAGACGAACCCAAGGATTTTTTAGTGTCACAACAACTTGCCCACGTTGTAAGGGAAAAGGAAAAGTCATTTCCAATCCTTGTAAAACATGTAAGGGCGAGGGTCTAACAGAGAAAAGACGAACCATACATATTAAAATCCCTGCTGGTGTAGAATCGGGAAGCCGACTCAAAGTTTCTGGTGAAGGGGAATCCGGTCCAAACGGTGGCCCAAGTGGTGATTTGTATGTGGTAACACATATCAAAAAACACCCAACGTTTGAACGCCAAGGAAATGACCTCATTGTCCAAAAATCCATTTCTTTATCCATGGCTTGCCTCGGTGGCGAAATCGAAGTGCCTTCGATTGACGGAAAAACCATCCAATTAAAAATCCCTGAAGGGACGGAAAGTGGTCAAATTTTCCGCCTTAAAGGCCATGGAATCCCATACCTAGGTTCTTATGGCAAGGGAGACCAACATGTCATCATCAAAGTCGAAATTCCTAAGAAACTTTCTAAAAAACAGAGAGAACTAATGGAAGAATTTGCCCGTGAGTCCGGCGAAAAGGTTGGTAGCGGGGGAAAATCGAAGTTGTTTTTCCGCTAA
- a CDS encoding Gfo/Idh/MocA family protein — protein MDKKVRLGVIGTGHMGQYHVNVAKQLTDAELIGIFDANAERATQIAEKHKTKAFGTIEELLKVTDAIIIAAPTFLHHKIAKQALTEKKHVLVEKPISQTVEEAKELVTLSKQNNLILQVGHVERFNGAVLELGKIAEHPILIESRRIAPYNSRITDVGVVLDMMIHDIDIVLNLVKSDVTEVKAVGSSVVSNHEDIASVVLKFANGCVASLNASRSSQAKIRTLNISQKDSYVFLDFTNQEIELHRQASSTTQLGSGEIKYRQESIVEKIFVHKDNPLKQEHEHFVKCIKGESEPMVKGDSDIKTLEVAYRILEEIHGKK, from the coding sequence ATGGATAAAAAAGTCCGACTCGGAGTCATTGGTACAGGCCATATGGGTCAGTACCACGTAAACGTTGCCAAACAATTAACCGATGCAGAACTCATCGGGATTTTTGATGCCAATGCGGAACGTGCCACACAAATTGCTGAAAAACACAAAACAAAAGCATTTGGAACGATTGAAGAATTACTGAAAGTTACCGATGCAATCATCATTGCAGCACCCACTTTCTTACATCACAAAATCGCAAAACAGGCGCTTACTGAAAAGAAGCATGTTTTGGTAGAAAAACCCATTTCCCAGACAGTGGAAGAAGCGAAAGAACTCGTAACTTTATCAAAACAAAACAATTTGATTTTGCAAGTAGGTCACGTAGAACGATTTAATGGTGCGGTATTGGAGTTAGGCAAAATTGCAGAACACCCAATCCTCATTGAATCGAGACGGATCGCTCCCTACAATAGTCGGATTACTGATGTCGGTGTGGTTCTCGATATGATGATCCACGATATCGACATTGTTCTTAACTTAGTAAAATCAGATGTAACAGAAGTGAAAGCTGTTGGATCTTCTGTTGTTTCGAATCATGAGGATATTGCAAGTGTGGTTTTAAAATTTGCAAATGGTTGTGTTGCCTCGCTCAATGCTTCTCGCTCTTCTCAGGCAAAAATTAGAACTCTTAACATTTCTCAAAAAGATTCGTATGTATTTTTAGATTTTACAAACCAAGAAATTGAACTGCACAGACAAGCAAGTTCAACCACACAACTGGGAAGTGGAGAAATCAAATACAGACAAGAATCCATTGTGGAAAAAATCTTTGTTCACAAAGATAACCCTCTTAAACAAGAACACGAACACTTTGTAAAATGTATCAAAGGAGAATCCGAACCGATGGTGAAAGGTGATTCCGATATTAAAACATTAGAAGTGGCATATCGTATCTTAGAAGAAATTCACGGCAAAAAATAA